The following DNA comes from Paraburkholderia phytofirmans PsJN.
CGCTGATATCCATTGCGTCGATGCGCAACTGCGCGGGGTCGAAGCCTGCATCGAGCAACGTCATCGCGATCGTGTACGGTTCTTCGCCGGTCGAACAGGGCAGGCTCAGGACGCGCAGCGGCAATGCATTGCCGCGCTCGGCGAGACGTTCATGCGCGAGACGCGCGAGTGCCTTGAACGCGTCGGCATCGCGATAGAACCAGGTTTCGGGCACGACGACTGTTTCGATCAGCGCCTGCACCATCGAAGGTGAACATTGCGCGGCTTCCCAATAGTCCGCGAGCGTGGCTTCGGCGTGACCATCGGCGCACCACGCTGCTGCGCGCTGATCGACCGCGCGCTCGATCGCGCTATGACCGAGCGATGCCGCATCGAGCCCGATCGTCCGATGCAACAGCTCGGCGAAGCGTCGATAGAGTGGTGCGTTGTCGTGATGCGCGTTCATGCGTGCGCCTCGGGAAAGAGGAGCGCTTTCACGTCGTCGGGCAGCAGATGCTCGACGCGGATCCATTGAACGAGGCCGCCCGCTTCGCTCGCGACCGGGCCGAGATAGCGCGCGTGCGGCATGTCGAGGCCGGCATCGTTAAACGCCGTCACGTCTAGTCGAATCGTGCGTGTCGCGCCTTCCAGCAACAGCGCGAGCAGGCGCGTCGTGCCCGCATGCGGATAGCGCACCAGCACGATGCGCGTCGACATCAATTGCGCGGCGGGACGGCCGAGCGCGAGCGCCGGCAGATCGATCAGCGGCAATGGCGCGCCTTCGTGATCGAGCACGCCCGCGACCCACGACGGCGCGCCGGGGATTGACTTCGGCGGCGACTGCGGCGTGAGCGGCATCAGACGCTCCACCTGCGTCGCGTCGATCACGTACCGTTCGCTATCGAGCGTGAAGAGGATGAAGAGCATCGGCATGTGCGTGGGCGGTGATGAGCGTGCGGGTGTCGGCGTCGAGCGGCGCGCCGTGGCGCGTCAGGCCGTCACCTTGAAACGCGACACGCCGGTGCGCAGACTGTTGGCGACGTGCGTCAGATCGTCGATCGCCTGGGTCGATTGACGTAGCGATTCCGCCGTCTGCTGCGCGGCCTCCGAGAGTTGCGTCAGCGCCTGGGTGATCTGCTCGGCGCCGGTGGCCTGCGTCTGCATGCCTTCGTTGACCATCGAGAAGCGCGGCGCGAGCTGCTGCACCTGCTGGATGATCTGCGTGAGATGACCGCCGACGTTCT
Coding sequences within:
- a CDS encoding chemotaxis protein CheW yields the protein MLFILFTLDSERYVIDATQVERLMPLTPQSPPKSIPGAPSWVAGVLDHEGAPLPLIDLPALALGRPAAQLMSTRIVLVRYPHAGTTRLLALLLEGATRTIRLDVTAFNDAGLDMPHARYLGPVASEAGGLVQWIRVEHLLPDDVKALLFPEAHA